A genomic stretch from Chitinophagaceae bacterium includes:
- a CDS encoding MFS transporter: MSYSKKYPWILVALLWVVALLNYMDRQMLSTMKPSMMIDLAELQSATNFGRLMAIFLWIYGFMSPVSGMIADRLNRKWLIVGSLFVWSAVTFSMGYATTFNQLYWLRAIMGISEALYIPAGLSLIADFHSSKTRSLAVGIHMTGLYMGQALGGFGATIADKFSWQQAFHSFGIIGIVYSVVLILFLREKKVSDAINTVALVSSKEKIPLFKGLGLLFSNISFWIILFYFAVPSLPGWGIKNWLPTLFAENLHIDMSRAGPISTITIAASSFLGVIFGGILSDRWVQKNLRGRIYTSAIGLGLTMPALMLIGFGHSMFHVIGAAFCFGFGYGIFDANNMPILCQFVSSKHRATAYGLMNMTGVFAGAFITDLLGKATDAGNLGKDFALMAGIVFIALVIQLYFLRPKANDFADVK; encoded by the coding sequence ATGAGTTACTCCAAAAAATATCCCTGGATATTAGTTGCATTACTTTGGGTAGTGGCTCTGTTGAATTATATGGACAGGCAAATGCTGTCAACCATGAAGCCGTCCATGATGATCGATCTTGCCGAATTGCAGTCGGCCACAAATTTCGGAAGACTGATGGCTATCTTTCTGTGGATCTATGGTTTTATGAGTCCGGTTTCAGGAATGATCGCTGACAGACTCAACCGTAAATGGCTTATTGTTGGAAGTTTGTTTGTATGGTCGGCTGTTACTTTTTCAATGGGCTATGCCACAACTTTCAATCAGCTCTATTGGTTAAGAGCTATCATGGGAATCAGTGAAGCGCTGTATATTCCTGCAGGCTTATCATTGATTGCAGATTTTCATTCTTCCAAAACAAGATCACTGGCAGTTGGTATTCACATGACTGGTTTATACATGGGGCAGGCTCTTGGTGGGTTTGGTGCAACCATTGCAGATAAATTTTCATGGCAGCAGGCATTTCATTCCTTTGGAATAATCGGTATTGTTTATTCGGTTGTATTGATTTTGTTTTTACGGGAGAAGAAAGTCTCCGATGCGATTAACACAGTTGCTTTGGTTTCTTCAAAAGAAAAGATACCGTTGTTTAAAGGACTTGGATTGCTGTTCAGTAATATTTCTTTCTGGATTATTCTTTTCTATTTTGCTGTACCGAGTTTACCCGGCTGGGGTATAAAGAACTGGCTGCCTACTTTATTTGCAGAGAACCTGCATATAGATATGAGCAGGGCAGGACCCATCTCAACGATCACGATTGCCGCATCTTCTTTTCTGGGTGTCATCTTTGGAGGAATTCTTTCTGACAGATGGGTTCAGAAAAATTTGCGTGGAAGAATTTATACAAGCGCCATTGGGTTGGGTTTAACAATGCCGGCATTAATGCTGATTGGTTTTGGACATTCCATGTTTCATGTTATTGGCGCTGCATTTTGTTTTGGTTTCGGGTATGGAATTTTTGATGCGAACAATATGCCGATCCTTTGCCAGTTTGTTTCATCAAAGCACAGAGCAACAGCTTATGGACTGATGAATATGACGGGTGTGTTTGCAGGTGCGTTCATTACTGACCTGCTGGGCAAGGCTACCGATGCGGGAAACCTGGGAAAAGATTTTGCGTTGATGGCAGGAATTGTTTTCATCGCATTGGTTATTCAATTGTATTTTCTCCGGCCAAAAGCAAATGATTTTGCAGATGTAAAATGA
- a CDS encoding galactose oxidase, producing the protein MNRFLILLSVSIMFFTAAIPAQKKQGQSMQWKIAAELPVAKNQSKSLGFAGPVAGIYQNKMIVAGGANFPDAMPWLGGKKKYYDDVFVYVKIRSRIVLQKKQFKLPATVAYAASCSTSKGIVYAGGENEQGISNKVFLLQLAQNASTLVVQNLPDLPVAVTNASMTVHGNSIYIAGGEKAEGVSDMFFSLDMDHIAEGWKQLPLIPKPVSHAVLVFQKSKDHESIFLIGGRRKNTNGISNLYSSAFEFNLTKNQWAEKKSLPYTLSAGTGMATGTHSILLFGGDKGETFHKVEMLIAAINAEKDELKKQQLVQQKNKLQMSHPGFCKEVLCYNIITDEWTVVDSIPFDTPVTTVAFKWGNEVLIPSGEIKAGVRSPYILSAKLNSDIK; encoded by the coding sequence ATGAACCGCTTTTTAATTCTGTTATCAGTTTCAATCATGTTTTTTACTGCAGCAATACCTGCTCAAAAAAAACAGGGACAATCTATGCAATGGAAAATTGCAGCTGAACTTCCTGTTGCCAAAAACCAAAGCAAATCTTTAGGTTTTGCCGGGCCTGTTGCAGGTATTTATCAAAATAAAATGATAGTTGCCGGCGGGGCAAATTTCCCCGATGCTATGCCATGGCTTGGTGGCAAGAAAAAATATTATGATGATGTATTTGTTTATGTAAAAATTAGGAGCAGAATTGTTTTGCAGAAAAAGCAGTTTAAACTTCCTGCCACTGTTGCTTATGCAGCCAGCTGTTCAACATCAAAAGGGATTGTTTATGCAGGCGGAGAAAATGAACAGGGGATCAGTAATAAAGTATTTCTTCTGCAATTGGCTCAAAACGCTTCAACGCTTGTTGTTCAGAACTTACCCGATCTTCCCGTTGCTGTCACCAATGCATCAATGACGGTTCATGGAAACAGCATTTATATTGCAGGTGGTGAAAAAGCTGAAGGCGTATCAGATATGTTTTTCAGTTTAGACATGGATCATATTGCTGAAGGATGGAAACAATTGCCTTTGATTCCAAAGCCTGTATCGCATGCTGTACTTGTTTTTCAAAAGTCAAAAGATCATGAAAGTATTTTCCTGATCGGTGGCCGCAGGAAAAATACAAATGGCATCAGTAATCTTTACAGTTCCGCCTTTGAATTCAATCTTACAAAAAACCAATGGGCAGAAAAAAAATCTTTACCCTATACTTTATCTGCAGGAACAGGAATGGCAACAGGTACACATTCCATTCTGCTGTTTGGTGGAGATAAAGGAGAAACATTTCATAAAGTAGAGATGCTGATTGCAGCGATCAATGCAGAAAAAGATGAATTGAAAAAGCAGCAACTGGTACAACAAAAAAATAAATTACAAATGTCGCATCCGGGTTTCTGCAAAGAAGTGTTATGCTATAATATAATCACCGATGAGTGGACAGTCGTTGATTCAATTCCGTTTGATACTCCCGTAACAACAGTTGCATTTAAGTGGGGAAATGAGGTGTTGATACCAAGCGGGGAAATAAAAGCAGGTGTTCGTTCGCCATATATACTGTCAGCTAAACTTAATTCTGATATCAAATGA